The following coding sequences are from one Mustelus asterias unplaced genomic scaffold, sMusAst1.hap1.1 HAP1_SCAFFOLD_155, whole genome shotgun sequence window:
- the LOC144485152 gene encoding uncharacterized protein LOC144485152 → MGKPWKCEDCGKGFRSPSELEIHRRSHTGERPFTCSQCGKRFTNASDLLTHQRVHSRERPFTCCVCGKKFSISSNLVRHHRVHTGMRPFSCSVCGKRCRDSSTLLVHQQVHTKERHFICSDCGKRFTRSSSLQRHHRVHTGERPFTCSECGKGFRDSSDLLAHQRVHTGERPFICSVCGKIRRFLHPADTPTSSHWGEAVHLLQLWEGIHSVNQPAETSANSQQGQGEAFHLLRV, encoded by the coding sequence AtggggaaaccgtggaaatgtgaggattgtggaaagggattcagatccccatctgagttggaaattcatcgacgcagtcacaccggggaaagaccattcacctgctctcagtgtgggaagagatttactAATGCATCCGACCTGcttacacaccagcgagttcacagcagggagaggccattcacctgctgtgtgtgcggGAAGAAATTCAGTATTTCATCCAACCTAGTgagacaccatcgagttcacacagggatgagaccattcagctgctcagtgtgtgggaaaagaTGCAGAGATTCATCCACCCTACTggtacaccaacaagttcacaccaaggagaggcacttcatctgctctgactgtgggaagagattcactcggtcatccagtctgcagaggcaccatcgagttcacactggggagagaccattcacctgctcagagtgtgggaaaggattcagagattcatctgacctgctggcacatcagcgagttcacactggagagaggccgttcatctgctccgtgtgtgggaagattcGGAGATtcctccaccctgctgacacaccaacgagttcacactggggagaggccgttcacctgctccaattgtgggaagggattcactcagttaaccaacctgctgagacatcagcaaattcacagcagggacagggagaggcctttcatctgctcagagtgtga
- the LOC144485151 gene encoding uncharacterized protein LOC144485151: MEKPWKCADCGKGFSYPSQLKNHQRSHTGERAFTCSMCGKGFIQSSHLLSHQQVHLDERLLNRSDCESNLKSSEDLVTHQVVHTERQFSCSHCGRGFIRSQNLIEHERTHTEERPFTCSVCGKGFTRLSYLTTHRLVHTNNRPFKCTECEKSYKTTSELLIHQRVHTGERPFTCAVCEKAFARSSHLAKHQLVHTDKRLFKCSECEKTYRTTTDLLTHQRVHTGERPFRCTVCGTGFTLSSSFQKHQRVHTGKRSFTCSTCGKGFIHSANLLTHQRVHTGERPFLCSDCGKTFIHSSHLLRHQKVHK; this comes from the coding sequence atggagaaaccgtggaaatgtgcggaTTGTGGTAAGGGGTTCAGTTACCCTTCCCAGCTTAAaaatcatcaacgcagtcacactggggagagagcattcacctgctccatgtgtgggaagggattcattcagtcatcccacctgctttcacaccagcaagttcaccttGATGAGAGGCTGTTAAACCGCTCGGACTGTGAAAGCAACTTGAAAAGCTCGGAGGACCTGGTCACGCACCAGGTTGTtcacactgagagacagttcagttgctctcactgtgggaggggGTTCATACGATCACAGAACCTCATCGAACatgaacgcactcacactgaggagaggccattcacctgctctgtgtgtgggaagggattcacgcgaTTATCGTACCTCACGACACATCGTCTGGTTCACACTAAtaacagacctttcaaatgtactgaatgtgagaagagttataaaaccacaagtgaattgctgatacaccagcgggttcacacgggggagaggccattcacctgcgctGTGTGTGAGAAGGCATTTGCACGATCATCCCACCTCGCTAAACACCAACTGGTTCACACGGATAAAAGACTTTTCAaatgctctgagtgtgagaagaCTTACAGAACCACAActgacctgctgacacaccagcgagttcacactggggagaggccattcagatgtacagtgtgtgggacaggattcactctgtcatccagcttccagaaacaccagcgagttcacactgggaagaggtcgttcacctgctccacgtgtggaaaaggattcattcattcagccaatcttctgacacaccagcgagttcacactggggagaggccattcctttgctccgactgtgggaagacATTCATCCACTCATCCCATCTTTTGAGACACCAGAAAGTTCACAAATGA
- the LOC144485141 gene encoding uncharacterized protein LOC144485141, which translates to MEKPWKCGDCGKGCKTPSELQIHRRIHTGEKPYTCSVCGKRFTRLYHLQRHRLVHTGERAFMCFECGNGFAHLPNLQRHQRVHTGERPFICLVCGKGFMQLSNLSKHKVTHSNEKPFKCSDCGNGFKSSRELTIHQRIHTEERPFSCSHCTKTFRTSSHLWEHQRIHTRERPFTCSVCGKGFTHSSSLLSHNLTHTQERPFKCSDCGSGFKSSRDLVIHQRTHTEERPFSCSHCTKKFRTSSSLREHQRVHTGERPFTCCLCGKGFTQSSSLRRHQRVHK; encoded by the coding sequence atggagaaaccgtggaaatgtggggactgtgggaagggttgcaaaaccccctctgagctgcaaattcatcgacgtattcacaccggagagaagccatacacctgttctgtgtgtgggaagagattcactcggttatatcatctgcagcgacatcggttggttcacactggagaaagagcattcatgtgctttgagtgtgggaacggattcgctcatttacccaatctgcagagacaccagcgcgttcacactggagagagaccattcatctgcttggtgtgtgggaaaggatttatgcagttatccaatctgtcaaaacacaaagtcactcacagcaatgagaaaccctttaaatgctctgactgtggaaatggtttcaaaagctctcgggaactgacgatccaccagcggattcacactgaggagagaccgttcagctgctctcactgcacaaagacatttagaacatcatcccacctgtgggagcaccagcgaattcacaccagggagagaccgttcacctgctctgtgtgtgggaagggattcactcattcatccagcctgctgagtcacaatctcactcacacccaggagagaccctttaaatgctctgactgtggcagtggtttcaaaagttctcgggatctggttatccaccagcgcactcacactgaggagagaccgttcagttgctctcactgcacaaagaaatttagaacatcatccagcctgcgggagcaccagcgagttcacactggggagagaccgttcacctgctgtttgtgtgggaagggattcactcagtcatccagcctgcggagacaccagcgagttcacaagtga